The following are encoded together in the Neospora caninum Liverpool complete genome, chromosome IV genome:
- a CDS encoding putative phosphoglucomutase: MSGVAERKFVNGALEAAVKFWCSVDRREETQNETREMLKNLSEDELAKLFLARLEFGTAGLRGRMGAGFSRMNDVTIQQTTQGYCAFLMDLFGEDGKDRGVVIGFDARHNSRRFAQLTAAVFLSKGVRVRLFGDIVHTPMVPYTVVSANCIAGIMITASHNPKADNGYKVYAANGAQIIPPMDSEISAFINSNLDFWSDVDDFFDNKTGRLTEKAAKSSLLEDPLNTFVDAYIKDIAADLCVPKREAGSVKFMYTAMHGVGEPMVKKMIAAFGFKDNLLTGKARLFSELDAQCTPDPEFPTVAFPNPEEHGALDMAFKEADAHGLTLVIANDPDADRFAAAEKCDGRWYQFTGDELGAILGAYAIELREGQGIAKSNMALICSAVSSRMLQKIAKLDLTRWENECFEVSLRLRADVVVGSLQQLLICWEPASRFQDNGCRFAETMTGFKWMENKAIEMEAEGLTPVFVYEEALGYALSQRVRDKDGVSAAAVWMQMATDLYARGQTVMDFLMSLRKRYGYFVTKNSYFICPDPPVIQGLFKDFANGGQYPTHLGPFAIRRIRDVGRSYDSGETCTFPPNCEMLTVYLDNGAVVTLRGSGTEPKLKYYAETSSSNPEQGAAELEKVIAAVVSDFVKPDLHPAIKVTLP; the protein is encoded by the exons ATGTCTGGAGTCGCAGAAAGGAAGTTTGTGAACGGCGCCTTGGAGGCCGCCGTCAAGTTCTGGTGTTCGGTggaccggagagaagaaacacagaacgAAACTCGGGAGATGCTCAAAAATTTGTCCGAAGATGAACTCGCGAAACTGTTTCTCGCACGGCTCGAATTCGGAACG GCGGGTTTGCGCGGTCGAATGGGTGCCGGCTTCAGCAGGATGAACGACGTGACCATTCAGCAGACTACTCAG GGATACTGTGCTTTCCTCATGGACCTCTTTGGAGAAGATGGCAAAGATCGCGGGGTTGTGATTGGCTTCGATGCGCGACATAACTCCAGAAG GTTCGCTCAGCTCACGGCTGCGGTGTTCTTGAGCAAAGGGGTTCGCGTGCGACTGTTTGGCGACATCGTGCACACGCCCATGGTGCCCTACACGGTTGTGTCGGCGAACTGCATCGCCGGTATTATGATCACAGCCTCCCACAACCCCAAGGCTGACAACGGCTACAAGGTGTACGCGGCGAACGGCGCACAAATCATCCCGCCGATGGACAGCGAGATCTCCGCTTTCATCAACAGCAACCTC GATTTCTGGAGCGACGTGGACGACTTTTTCGACAACAAGACTGGGAGGCTgacggagaaggccgcgaaaAGTTCTTTGTTGGAAGATCCGTTGAACACGTTCGTTGACGCGTATATCAAGGACATTGCGGCAGACCTCTGCGTTCCGAAACGCGAAGCAGGCAGCGTGAAGTTCATGTACACCGCCATGCACGGCGTCGGCGAGCCGATGGTCAAGAAGATGATCGCGGCGTTCGGCTTCAAAGACAATCTCCTCACAGGCAAGGCGAGGCTCTTTTCTGAGC TGGATGCGCAGTGCACTCCAGATCCGGAGTTCCCCACCGTGGCGTTCCCGAATCCTGAAGAGCACGGCGCGCTGGACATGGCGTTCAAGGAGGCCGACGCTCACGGCCTGACGCTGGTAATTGCCAACGACCCAGATGCCGATCGCTTTGCCGCCGCCGAGAAATGCGA CGGTCGCTGGTATCAGTTTACGGGAGACGAGTTGGGGGCTATCCTTGGGGCGTACGCAATAGAATTAAGAGAAGGCCAGGGAATTGCCAAATCGAACATGGCACTGATatgctctgctgtctcttcgcggaTGCTTCAAAAGATTGCCAAG CTGGATCTGACGAGGTGGGAGAACGAGTGCTTCGAAGTGTCTCTGCGGCTGCGTGCGGACGTTGTCGTGGGCTCGTTGCAGCAGCTGTTGATTTGTTGGGAACCTGCGTCGCGCTTTCAGGACAACGGCTGCAGATTTGCCGAGACCATGACCGGATTCAAGTGGATGGAGAACAAGGCAATTGAAATGGAGGCGGAAGGCCTGACGCCGGTTTTTGTGTACGAAGAGGCTTTGGGTTACGCTCTCAGCCAGCGAGTCCGAGACAAAGACGGTGTAAGTGCAGCAGCGGTGTGGATGCAGATGGCGACCGACCTCTACGCGCGAGGCCAGACCGTGATGGACTTTCTAATGTCCTTGCGAAAGCGGTACGGGTATTTCGTGACGAAGAACTCGTACTTCATCTGTCCCGATCCGCCCGTGATCCAAGGGCTTTTCAAGGATTTTGCCAACGGGGGACAGTACCCAACGCATCTGGGGCCTTTCGCGATCCGACGAATCCGAGATGTCGGCCGCAGTTACGACAGTGGGGAAACGTGCACGTTCCCCCCAAACTGCGAGATGCTGACTGTGTACTTGGATAACGGAGCTGTAGTTACGCTCCGTGGCAGCGGGACTGAGCCGAAGCTGAAATATTACGCAGAGACGAGCTCATCGAATCCCGAACAAGGCGCGGCAGAACTCGAAAAAGTTATCGCCGCGGTCGTCTCCGACTTCGTGAAACCTGATCTCCACCCCGCGATCAAAGTGACTCTCCCCTGA
- a CDS encoding atp-binding protein, Mrp/Nbp35 family, related, whose amino-acid sequence MNRDDGRQAAVDRNVDGEELPSAAFHTSADACRIQRLRDEVLDQLRTVIDPDLHKDIVALGFVRDLEIHEHAGSVKFRLRLTTPACPVKDVFVATCTARLRALEWVHQVDIQLESQKPSGSTASRSAGDGLKCVSFVLAVTSCKGGVGKSTVAVNLAFMLRRLGAKVGLLDADLYGPSLPVLLPLPDTDVYFEEESEGEPSEEHTSEVVFRPKRSKDRGHSRANSSRGSPIAFEPTRSQRGETDTKKKHSAGDQDVENAQPKLRPLVHNGVKIMSYGFIRNSGSQGFSALRGPFASSVIEQLLTGTAWRDLDYLVIDFPPGTGDIHITLSQTVKIDACVVVTTPQTLSTADAERGIKMFNELGIPTICVVENMAHFVCDGCQKKHILFPGQQNVEKLADLAEAPHVVQIPLDPRLSEVVGDEASAGDQPTKNAQSAGETCTFPVVERLRQVPEDKVYSVFHDLAAIVVRELSTLRYGYVGPSVTLTGDSCVQIGLPRRIHRTRADDSEKRWTSSTGDPDDDHVAAAGKASTSDPHAVSIDVCTVSLRRLRDACECGICTEEAEKVPKSGTRATSPAELALTEVLHASNRSLIFVWDDDHRTALPLQTLERLAHAEDEIRSRASGSVCTAGAQPELEW is encoded by the exons ATGAATCGAGATGATGGCCGTCAAGCGGCCGTCGACAGGAATGTCGATGGCGAAGAGCTTCCATCCGCCGCGTTCCACACGTCTGCAGATGCATGCCGGATTCAACGGTTAAGAGACGAAGTCTTGGATCAGCTAAGGACGGTCATTGATCCCGACCTTCACAAGGACATTGTCGCTTTAGGTTTCGTACGGGATTTAGAGATACACGAGCACGCGGGCTCCGTAAAGTTTCGTTTGCGGCTCACGACTCCTGCCTGCCCAGTCAAAGATGTCTTCGTCGCTACTTGTacggcgcgccttcgcgccctCGAATGGGTTCACCAA GTCGACATACAGTTGGAGAGTCAAAAGCCCTCAGGATCTACGGCATCTCGTAGTGCCGGTGATGGGCTGAAATGCGTTTCGTTCGTGCTTGCGGTAACGTCCTGCAAAGGAGGCGTTGGAAAGTCGACAGTCGCTGTCAACTTGGCATTTATGCTGCGGCGGTTGGGCGCAAAGGTTGGGCTTCTTGACGCTGACTTGTACGGCCCAAGTCTTCCTGTTCTGCTTCCGCTTCCAGACACGGACGTGTATtttgaggaagaaagcgagggagaacCTTCAGAGGAGCACACGTCCGAAGTGGTATTCAGGCCAAAGAGAAGTAAGGATCGGGGGCATTCCCGGGCAAACAGTAGCCGCGGGAGTCCCATTGCCTTCGAACCGACGAGGAGTCAACGAGGCGAAACGgacacgaagaaaaagcacTCGGCTGGAGACCAAGACGTCGAGAACGCCCAGCCGAAATTGCGTCCTTTGGTCCACAATGGCGTCAAAATCATGTCGTACGGATTCATTAGGAATTCCGGGTCCCAA GGTTTCTCCGCTCTACGTGGCCCATTTGCAAGCAGCGTCATCGAGCAGCTGTTGACAGGCACTGCCTGGCGAGATCTCGACTACCTCGTCATCGATTTCCCTCCTGGAACGGGCGACATTCATATCACCCTTTCTCAGACAGTGAAAATTGATGCCTGCGTTGTTGTGACGACGCCTCAAACGCTAAG CACGGCAgatgcggagagaggaatTAAGATGTTCAACGAACTCGGTATCCCCACCATATGCGTCGTGGAGAACATGGCCCACTTCGTGTGTGACGGATGCCAAAAGAAACACATCCTTTTTCCCGGGCAGCAAAACGTGGAGAAACTTGCGGATCttgcggaggcgccgcaTGTCGTTCAAATTCCTCTCGATCCTCGTCTGTCAGAAGTTGTTGGGGACGAAGCGTCGGCTGGTGACCAACCTACGAAAAATGCACAGAGCGCCGGAGAAACCTGCACGTTCCCTGTTGTAGAACGGCTCCGCCAAGTTCCGGAAGATAAA GTCTATTCGGTGTTTCATGACCTAGCTGCCATCGTCGTGCGCGAACTTTCGACTTTGCGCTACGGCTACGTCGGCCCCTCCGTCACGCTTACTGGCGATTCTTGTGTCCAGATAGGTCTACCAAGGAGAATTCACAGAACACGCGCCGACGATTCAGAAAAACGCTGGACATCCTCTACCGGGGATCCTGACGATGATCATGTGGCTGCAGCCG GAAAGGCCAGCACGTCGGATCCTCACGCTGTCTCCATCGACGTGTgcaccgtctctctccgccgcctaCGAGACGCTTGTGAATGTGGAATCTGcacggaagaagcggagaaagtCCCAAAATCGGG AACGAGAGCGACATCGCCTGCGGAGCTGGCTTTGACGGAGGTTCTTCATGCGTCGAACCGTAGCCTGATTTTCGTATG GGACGATGACCACCGGACGGCGCTACCACTCCAAACCTTGGAACGCCTTGCACACGCGGAGGACGAGATCCGAAGTCGCGCAA GCGGTTCGGTGTGCACGGCTGGCGCGCAACCAGAGCTTGAGTGGTGA